Proteins encoded by one window of Vitis riparia cultivar Riparia Gloire de Montpellier isolate 1030 chromosome 11, EGFV_Vit.rip_1.0, whole genome shotgun sequence:
- the LOC117925174 gene encoding two-component response regulator ARR12 isoform X2, whose product MTVEERKGGLAGEDGVKDPFPVGMRVLAVDDDPTCLMLLDGLLRRCQYQVTTTNQAITALKMLRENKNNFDLVISDVSMPDMDGFKLLELVGLEMDLPVIMLSSHSDPKLVMRGITHGACDYLLKPVRIEELKNIWQHVIRRKKIDSKDQNKSADQDNALHADGEGGEGPPSSSNADQNGKLNRKRKDQNEDEEEEGEENGEENEDPSSQKKPRVVWSVELHRKFVAAVNQLGIEKAVPKRILDLMNVEGLTRENVASHLQKYRLYLKRISCVATQQANMVAAFGAKDSSYMRMGSLDGFGDFRGLAGPGRLNSTAMSSYPPSGMLGRLNSPAGLSLRGLTSSGLIQTGHAQNSSNSVNTHGKLQPVVLPTNQSASLFQGIPTSLELDQLQQRKCISTQIGEFSSVDNTTVFTTANGFPDSRMTVHSSSNSLSNAPSNPLMLQSNPQQTLCRGGLANQSSLKAVTLNPEPYTMGVSGSSNFLDHGRCNENWQSALQLSKFPSNSLPLSEPLNRDPLTTNNLREHISSTGSHIRRSPIDFSATSALAGPLEDSRGEMPCQSGLIGNVVQNINYAPKQRWEEQKQDYTQSSNHVFGTLNSIIPANNVMGPLNHSLDRNNAACNRKMDMPLISQSNASSSSLVQHSEVEKSAMDTKMVSNEDYLLEQTKSQDGLIHNSYESLDDLMSAMIKRV is encoded by the exons TTACAACAACCAACCAGGCGATCACAGCATTGAAGATGCTGAGGGAAAACAAGAACAACTTTGACCTGGTTATCAGTGATGTTAGTATGCCAGACATGGATGGTTTTAAACTCCTCGAGCTTGTGGGGCTTGAAATGGACCTACCTGTCATCA TGTTGTCCTCGCATAGTGACCCCAAACTAGTAATGAGGGGGATTACTCATGGTGCTTGTGACTATTTGTTGAAACCTGTTCGAATTGAGGAGCTCAAGAACATATGGCAACATGTAATCAGGAGAAAGAAGATCGACTCCAAGGACCAAAACAAGTCTGCAGATCAGGACAACGCCCTACATGCAGATGGAGAAGGTGGAGAAGGCCCCCCATCATCCAGCAATGCGGATCAGAATGGAAAACTAAATAGAAAGCGGAAGGACCAAAATGAGGATGAGGAGGAAGAGGGTGAAGAGAATGGAGAAGAGAATGAGGATCCATCATCCCAAAAGAAACCTAGGGTTGTTTGGTCCGTGGAACTGCACAGGAAGTTTGTTGCAGCTGTTAATCAATTGGGCATTGAAA AGGCTGTTCCTAAGAGAATTCTTGACCTGATGAATGTTGAAGGACTTACAAGGGAAAATGTGGCTAGCCATCTGCAg AAATATAGGCTTTATCTGAAAAGGATCAGTTGTGTGGCAACCCAGCAAGCTAACATGGTTGCTGCATTTGGAGCTAAAGATTCCTCTTATATGCGCATGGGTTCGCTGGATGGATTTGGTGATTTTCGTGGCTTGGCTGGACCAGGAAGGCTTAACAGCACTGCTATGTCATCATATCCACCAAGTGGGATGCTTGGTAGGTTGAATTCCCCTGCTGGTTTGAGCCTACGTGGACTTACTTCTTCTGGACTGATTCAAACAGGCCATGCCCAAAACTCAAGCAACTCTGTTAATACTCATGGGAAGCTTCAACCGGTTGTTTTACCGACAAACCAAAGTGCAAGTTTGTTTCAAGGGATTCCAACGTCATTGGAGCTAGACCAGTTGCAACAGAGAAAATGCATTAGTACCCAGATAGGAGAGTTCAGTTCTGTTGATAACACAACAGTTTTCACAACTGCCAATGGCTTCCCTGATAGCAGAATGACTGTTCATAGCTCAAGCAACTCTTTATCCAATGCCCCAAGCAACCCTTTGATGTTACAATCTAATCCACAACAAACACTATGTAGGGGAGGGTTAGCAAATCAATCTTCCCTGAAAGCGGTTACTTTGAATCCAGAACCTTATACAATGGGCGTCAGTGGTTCATCTAATTTTCTGGATCATGGTAGATGTAATGAAAACTGGCAGAGTGCACTTCAATTGTCGAAGTTTCCATCAAATTCTTTGCCATTGAGTGAACCACTCAATCGCGATCCGTTGACTACTAATAACCTTAGAGAGCATATTTCTTCAACTGGCTCTCATATTCGACGTAGCCCAATTGATTTTTCTGCCACTAGTGCACTTGCAGGACctcttgaggactcaagaggaGAAATGCCATGCCAATCAGGGTTGATTGGTAATGTGGTTCAGAATATTAACTATGCACCAAAGCAAAGGTGGGAAGAACAGAAACAAGATTACACCCAGAGCTCAAATCATGTTTTTGGCACATTAAACTCTATCATTCCCGCCAACAATGTTATGGGTCCCTTAAACCACAGTTTGGACCGAAATAACGCAGCATGCAATAGAAAGATGGATATGCCTTTGATCAGTCAATCAAATGCTAGCTCTTCATCTCTTGTGCAGCACAGCGAGGTTGAGAAATCAGCTATGGACACAAAGATGGTGTCAAATGAAGACTACCTCTTGGAACAAACAAAGTCACAGGATGGCTTGATTCATAATAGTTACGAGTCCTTGGATGATCTAATGAGTGCAATGATAAAACGGGTATGA